In one window of Pseudorasbora parva isolate DD20220531a chromosome 7, ASM2467924v1, whole genome shotgun sequence DNA:
- the selenbp1 gene encoding methanethiol oxidase isoform X1: MELVWNPRPIAVDASTCSGCGPGYKTPLDAMKGPREEIVYLPCIYRNTDIQKPDYLATVDINPQSPNFCKVIHRLPMPNLKDELHHSGWNACSSCHDDASKRRNRLILPSLISSRIYVVDVGTDPHAPRLHKIIEPTDLFWKCGLANPHTSHCLGSGQIMISTMGDPSGNGKGGFVLLDGETFEVVGNWEQPGEAAPFGYDFWYQPRHNVMISTEWGAPKALGNGFNPADVKAGHYGQRLHVWDWTTHKRIQTLDLGEEGAIPLEIRFLHDPAAAEGFVGCALQSTVYRFYKTPKGDWAAEKVIKVHSKKVEGWALPEMPGLITDILISLDDRFLYFSNWLHGDIRQYDVTDRRNPRMVGQVFLGGSILKDGPVKVLEDKELDSQPTPRILKGKRVQGGPQMLQLSLDGKRLYVTTSLYSAWDKQFYPDLVKEGSVMMQIDVDTEKGGLKLNENFLVDFGAEPEGPALAHELRYPGGDCTSDIWL; encoded by the exons ATGGAACTGGTTTGGAATCCAAGACCGATCGCGGTTGACG CTTCAACTTGTTCAGGATGTGGACCGGGATATAAAACCCCCCTGGATGCCATGAAAG GTCCTCGAGAAGAGATCGTCTACCTGCCATGCATTTATCGCAACACAGATATCCAGAAACCGGACTATCTTGCAACTGTTGATATCAATCCACAATCTCCCAATTTTTGCAAG GTGATTCACAGGTTGCCCATGCCCAATCTGAAGGATGAATTGCATCATTCTGGTTGGAATGCCTGTAGCAGTTGTCATGATGATGCCTCCAAAAGGCGCAATCGCCTCATTTTACCTTCCCTGATCTCCTCCCGTATCTACGTCGTTGATGTAGGGACGGATCCTCACGCCCCACGGCTTCACAAG ATAATTGAGCCCACAGATCTGTTCTGGAAATGCGGCCTTGCCAACCCCCACACTTCTCACTGCTTAGGCAGTGGACAAATCATGATCAGTACCATGGGCGATCCCTCTGGCAATGGCAAGG GTGGTTTCGTGTTGCTGGATGGTGAGACTTTTGAAGTCGTTGGCAACTGGGAACAGCCAGGTGAAGCGGCACCGTTTGGTTATGACTTCTGGTACCAGCCTCGCCACAATGTCATGATCAGCACCGAGTGGGGAGCACCCAAAGCTTTGGGAAATGGCTTTAACCCTGCAGATGTCAAAGCTG GTCACTATGGGCAGCGCCTTCATGTGTGGGACTGGACCACACACAAGCGGATTCAGACTCTGGATCTAGGGGAAGAGGGTGCTATTCCTCTAGAGATCCGATTCCTGCACGACCCTGCTGCGGCTGAAGGATTCGTGGGCTGTGCACTTCAGAGCACTGTCTATCGCTTCTACAAGACTCCG aaaGGGGACTGGGCTGCAGAGAAAGTCATCAAAGTTCATAGTAAAAAAGTGGAAGGTTGGGCTCTTCCTGAAATGCCAG GTCTCATTACGGATATATTGATCTCCCTGGATGACCGCTTTCTTTACTTCAGTAACTGGTTGCATGGAGACATTCGACAGTATGATGTCACTGACAGGAGGAATCCACGTATGGTTGGTCAG GTCTTCCTTGGAGGCAGTATTTTGAAAGATGGACCAGTAAAGGTTTTGGAGGACAAAGAACTGGACAGCCAGCCGACCCCACGGATACTGAAG GGAAAGCGGGTACAGGGAGGCCCTCAGATGCTGCAGCTGAGCTTGGATGGAAAACGACTGTATGTCACCACTTCTTTATACAGTGCCTGGGACAAGCAGTTCTACCCTGACCTTGTCAA GGAAGGGTCAGTCATGATGCAGATTGATGTGGATACAGAAAAAGGCGGCCTGAAGCTCAATGAGAATTTCCTTGTGGATTTCGGAGCAGAGCCAGAAGGTCCTGCACTTGCTCATGAGCTCAGATATCCGGGTGGAGACTGCACTTCTGACATCTGGTTATGA
- the selenbp1 gene encoding methanethiol oxidase isoform X2, whose amino-acid sequence MASTCSGCGPGYKTPLDAMKGPREEIVYLPCIYRNTDIQKPDYLATVDINPQSPNFCKVIHRLPMPNLKDELHHSGWNACSSCHDDASKRRNRLILPSLISSRIYVVDVGTDPHAPRLHKIIEPTDLFWKCGLANPHTSHCLGSGQIMISTMGDPSGNGKGGFVLLDGETFEVVGNWEQPGEAAPFGYDFWYQPRHNVMISTEWGAPKALGNGFNPADVKAGHYGQRLHVWDWTTHKRIQTLDLGEEGAIPLEIRFLHDPAAAEGFVGCALQSTVYRFYKTPKGDWAAEKVIKVHSKKVEGWALPEMPGLITDILISLDDRFLYFSNWLHGDIRQYDVTDRRNPRMVGQVFLGGSILKDGPVKVLEDKELDSQPTPRILKGKRVQGGPQMLQLSLDGKRLYVTTSLYSAWDKQFYPDLVKEGSVMMQIDVDTEKGGLKLNENFLVDFGAEPEGPALAHELRYPGGDCTSDIWL is encoded by the exons ATGG CTTCAACTTGTTCAGGATGTGGACCGGGATATAAAACCCCCCTGGATGCCATGAAAG GTCCTCGAGAAGAGATCGTCTACCTGCCATGCATTTATCGCAACACAGATATCCAGAAACCGGACTATCTTGCAACTGTTGATATCAATCCACAATCTCCCAATTTTTGCAAG GTGATTCACAGGTTGCCCATGCCCAATCTGAAGGATGAATTGCATCATTCTGGTTGGAATGCCTGTAGCAGTTGTCATGATGATGCCTCCAAAAGGCGCAATCGCCTCATTTTACCTTCCCTGATCTCCTCCCGTATCTACGTCGTTGATGTAGGGACGGATCCTCACGCCCCACGGCTTCACAAG ATAATTGAGCCCACAGATCTGTTCTGGAAATGCGGCCTTGCCAACCCCCACACTTCTCACTGCTTAGGCAGTGGACAAATCATGATCAGTACCATGGGCGATCCCTCTGGCAATGGCAAGG GTGGTTTCGTGTTGCTGGATGGTGAGACTTTTGAAGTCGTTGGCAACTGGGAACAGCCAGGTGAAGCGGCACCGTTTGGTTATGACTTCTGGTACCAGCCTCGCCACAATGTCATGATCAGCACCGAGTGGGGAGCACCCAAAGCTTTGGGAAATGGCTTTAACCCTGCAGATGTCAAAGCTG GTCACTATGGGCAGCGCCTTCATGTGTGGGACTGGACCACACACAAGCGGATTCAGACTCTGGATCTAGGGGAAGAGGGTGCTATTCCTCTAGAGATCCGATTCCTGCACGACCCTGCTGCGGCTGAAGGATTCGTGGGCTGTGCACTTCAGAGCACTGTCTATCGCTTCTACAAGACTCCG aaaGGGGACTGGGCTGCAGAGAAAGTCATCAAAGTTCATAGTAAAAAAGTGGAAGGTTGGGCTCTTCCTGAAATGCCAG GTCTCATTACGGATATATTGATCTCCCTGGATGACCGCTTTCTTTACTTCAGTAACTGGTTGCATGGAGACATTCGACAGTATGATGTCACTGACAGGAGGAATCCACGTATGGTTGGTCAG GTCTTCCTTGGAGGCAGTATTTTGAAAGATGGACCAGTAAAGGTTTTGGAGGACAAAGAACTGGACAGCCAGCCGACCCCACGGATACTGAAG GGAAAGCGGGTACAGGGAGGCCCTCAGATGCTGCAGCTGAGCTTGGATGGAAAACGACTGTATGTCACCACTTCTTTATACAGTGCCTGGGACAAGCAGTTCTACCCTGACCTTGTCAA GGAAGGGTCAGTCATGATGCAGATTGATGTGGATACAGAAAAAGGCGGCCTGAAGCTCAATGAGAATTTCCTTGTGGATTTCGGAGCAGAGCCAGAAGGTCCTGCACTTGCTCATGAGCTCAGATATCCGGGTGGAGACTGCACTTCTGACATCTGGTTATGA